In Streptomyces sp. NBC_00448, the following are encoded in one genomic region:
- a CDS encoding spherulation-specific family 4 protein — MSGAAAPGADSSRFHPARGERSGVAPDGPAPAVPGARTGFGVPLFAHPLVAPAEWAELARPGAPVDWAAFDVSSGPGSRADALCAEALTRVRENAVPLLGRLDAVYGTRPYGELVADASRYRDWYQVDGFYVDRAPTLRAEAAQCRRATATLRALLPEGGRVVLAPGAHPYPGYAEFADQLVLFAGPWTRYRWSEVPAWTAEYPPRRFAHLVHGLPATHLDAALRVARWQGAGTVYMTDRTDRDGADPWAGLPGYWNEAVRRVREEPPPSM, encoded by the coding sequence CTGTCCGGGGCCGCGGCGCCCGGGGCCGACTCGTCAAGGTTCCACCCGGCCAGGGGCGAGCGGTCCGGTGTCGCGCCGGACGGCCCGGCCCCGGCCGTCCCCGGAGCCAGAACCGGCTTCGGGGTGCCGCTCTTCGCGCACCCGCTGGTCGCGCCCGCGGAGTGGGCCGAACTGGCCCGGCCGGGCGCGCCGGTGGACTGGGCCGCCTTCGACGTGTCGTCCGGCCCCGGCAGCCGCGCGGACGCCCTCTGCGCCGAGGCCCTCACCCGCGTCCGTGAGAACGCCGTTCCACTCCTCGGACGGCTGGACGCGGTGTACGGCACCAGGCCGTACGGCGAGCTGGTCGCGGACGCCTCGCGCTACCGGGACTGGTACCAGGTGGACGGCTTCTACGTGGACCGGGCGCCCACGCTCCGCGCCGAGGCGGCGCAGTGCCGCCGGGCCACCGCGACCCTGCGGGCGCTGCTGCCGGAGGGCGGCCGGGTGGTGCTCGCGCCCGGCGCGCACCCCTACCCCGGCTATGCCGAGTTCGCCGACCAGCTGGTGCTCTTCGCCGGGCCGTGGACGCGCTACCGCTGGTCGGAGGTGCCCGCGTGGACGGCGGAGTACCCGCCGAGGCGGTTCGCGCACCTGGTGCACGGCCTGCCCGCCACGCACCTGGACGCCGCGCTGCGGGTCGCCCGCTGGCAGGGCGCGGGCACCGTGTACATGACCGACCGCACCGACCGGGACGGCGCGGACCCGTGGGCGGGCCTGCCCGGGTACTGGAACGAAGCGGTGCGCAGGGTGCGCGAGGAGCCGCCGCCCAGCATGTGA
- the moeZ gene encoding adenylyltransferase/sulfurtransferase MoeZ, with translation MSLPPLVEPATELTVDEVRRYSRHLIIPDVGMDGQKRLKNAKVLCVGAGGLGSPALMYLAAAGVGTLGIVEFDEVDESNLQRQIIHSQADIGRSKAESARDTVKGINPYVNVILHEERLEAENVMEIFAQYDLIVDGTDNFATRYLVNDACVLLNKPYVWGSIYRFDGQASVFWSEYGPCYRCLYPEPPPPGMVPSCAEGGVLGVLCASIGSIQVTEAIKVLAGVGDPLVGRLMIYDALEMTYRQVKVRKDPNCAVCGEHPTVTELIDYEAFCGVVSEEAQEAALGSTITPKQLKEWIDDGENIEIIDVREPNEYEIVSIPGAKLIPKNEFLMGSALEHLPQDKRIVLHCKTGVRSAEVLAVLKSAGFSDAVHVGGGVIGWVNTIEPDKPVY, from the coding sequence GTGTCGCTGCCACCCCTGGTCGAGCCGGCCACCGAACTCACCGTTGACGAGGTCCGCAGGTATTCGCGCCACCTGATCATCCCGGACGTCGGGATGGACGGGCAGAAGCGGCTGAAGAACGCGAAGGTGCTGTGCGTCGGGGCCGGCGGCCTCGGTTCGCCCGCGCTGATGTACCTGGCGGCGGCGGGCGTCGGCACGCTGGGCATCGTCGAGTTCGACGAGGTCGACGAGTCGAACCTGCAACGCCAGATCATCCACAGCCAGGCCGACATCGGCCGTTCCAAGGCCGAGTCCGCCCGGGACACCGTCAAGGGCATCAACCCGTACGTGAACGTGATCCTGCACGAAGAGCGGCTCGAAGCCGAGAACGTGATGGAGATCTTCGCGCAGTACGACCTGATCGTCGACGGCACGGACAACTTCGCCACCCGCTATCTGGTCAACGACGCCTGCGTGCTGCTCAACAAGCCGTACGTCTGGGGTTCGATCTACCGCTTCGACGGCCAGGCGTCGGTCTTCTGGTCCGAGTACGGCCCCTGCTACCGCTGCCTGTACCCGGAGCCCCCGCCCCCCGGCATGGTGCCCTCCTGCGCCGAGGGCGGCGTCCTCGGCGTGCTGTGCGCCTCGATCGGCTCGATCCAGGTCACCGAGGCGATCAAGGTGCTGGCCGGCGTCGGTGACCCGCTCGTCGGCCGGCTGATGATCTACGACGCCCTGGAGATGACCTACCGCCAGGTCAAGGTCCGCAAGGACCCGAACTGCGCGGTGTGCGGCGAGCACCCGACCGTCACCGAACTGATCGACTACGAGGCGTTCTGCGGCGTCGTCTCCGAGGAGGCCCAGGAGGCCGCGCTCGGCTCCACGATCACTCCCAAGCAGCTCAAGGAGTGGATCGACGACGGCGAGAACATCGAGATCATCGATGTCCGTGAGCCGAACGAGTACGAGATCGTGTCGATCCCCGGCGCGAAGCTCATCCCGAAGAACGAGTTCCTGATGGGCTCGGCCCTCGAACACCTCCCGCAGGACAAGCGGATCGTGCTGCACTGCAAGACGGGCGTGCGCAGCGCGGAGGTGCTGGCGGTGCTGAAGTCCGCGGGCTTCTCCGACGCGGTGCACGTCGGCGGCGGCGTCATCGGCTGGGTGAACACGATCGAGCCGGACAAGCCGGTCTACTAG